The DNA segment TGCACTATACTATAATAGTGTGTTTGCAGGACTGCAATGAAATGAAAGGTTGCCTGCTAATAATGAGGGGAAATTTTCATGGAGAATGTCCGTTCAATGAAATGGGCGACAGGATTTCGTGAGCTCTTCGTTTCTTTAAAAGAATAAGAAACACCTGGGAGAGTGTACCGAGGTTCTCGTTGTACGTTTTGAGCAAAAAATGCGTGCGATGAAAAGGAGGGAAATAACATGGCAAACAGCAAGGGAAAGCAAAAAATCAGAATCAGATTAAAAGCATATGATCACAAAATATTAGATCAATCTGCTGAGAAGATTGTTGAAACAGCTAAGAAGACAGGTGCTGAGGTATCTGGTCCAGTGCCACTACCAACAGAAAAGCAAATTATTACTATTTTAAGAGCTGTTCATAAGTACAAAGACTCTAGAGAGCAATTTGAACAAAGAACTCACAAGAGATTAATTGATATTTTAAGCCCAACACCTAAGACTGTAGACTCTTTAATGAGATTAGATTTACCAGCTGGTGTTGATATTGAAATAAAATTATAGTAAAAGTGTGAATACTAAGATATAGGTTTATATAGATTTGCCTCTACTTAGTATGATTGCATGAAAAGGTGTAATCCGCTGTAAGAAAACTAGGAGGTGTAACAAATGAAACAAATTTTAGGAAGAAAATTAGGAATGACTCAAATCTTCACAGAAGAAGGAGTTGTAATTCCTGTAACAGTTGTTGAAGCTGGTCCAGTTCATGTTACTCAGGTAAAGACTGTTGAAGCTGATGGTTACAACGCTATTCAAATTGGATTTGAAGAGAAGAAAGAAAAGAAAGCTATAAAGCCAGAAAAAGGACACTTTGAGAAGGCTGGAGTAGCTGTTAAGAGTGTTGTAAGAGAAGTTAGAGTTGATGATGTAACAGGATATGAAATAGGACAAGAAATCAAAGCTGATATCTTCGAAGCTGGAGCTAAGATTGACGTAGTTGGAACTTCTAAAGGTAAAGGAACACAAGGTCCAATTAAGAGACATAACCAATCAAGAGGACCTATGAGTCATGGTTCTAAGTACCACAGAGGACCAGGATCATTAGGAGCAGGTTCGTCTCCATCAAGAGTATTCAAAGGCATGAAAATGGCTGGAAGAATGGGAAATGAACGTGTTACTGTTCAAAATTTAGAAGTGGCTAAAGTGGATGTTGAAAGAAATCTAATTTTAGTTAAAGGTGCAATTCCAGGACCTAAAGGTGGAGTTGTGACAATAAAAGAAAGCGTAAAAGCTAAGTAATAAATCTGGCTACAGAAGGGAGGAATTAAAATGCCAAAGGTTGATATAATCAATGTTTCAGGTCAACAAGTAGGTGATGTTGAATTAAGTGAAAACATCTTCGGAGCTGAAATAAATGCAAGTGTATTACATGAGGTTGTTAAGAACTACTTAGCAAACCAAAGACAAGGTACTCAATCTGCTAAGACTAGAGCGGAAGTTAGAGG comes from the Anaeromicrobium sediminis genome and includes:
- the rplC gene encoding 50S ribosomal protein L3; the encoded protein is MKQILGRKLGMTQIFTEEGVVIPVTVVEAGPVHVTQVKTVEADGYNAIQIGFEEKKEKKAIKPEKGHFEKAGVAVKSVVREVRVDDVTGYEIGQEIKADIFEAGAKIDVVGTSKGKGTQGPIKRHNQSRGPMSHGSKYHRGPGSLGAGSSPSRVFKGMKMAGRMGNERVTVQNLEVAKVDVERNLILVKGAIPGPKGGVVTIKESVKAK
- the rpsJ gene encoding 30S ribosomal protein S10, with protein sequence MANSKGKQKIRIRLKAYDHKILDQSAEKIVETAKKTGAEVSGPVPLPTEKQIITILRAVHKYKDSREQFEQRTHKRLIDILSPTPKTVDSLMRLDLPAGVDIEIKL